A stretch of Physeter macrocephalus isolate SW-GA chromosome 6, ASM283717v5, whole genome shotgun sequence DNA encodes these proteins:
- the TOM1 gene encoding target of Myb1 membrane trafficking protein isoform X2 yields MGEKATDGSLQSENWALNMEICDIINETEEGPKDAFRAVKKRIVGNKNFHEVMLALTVLETCVKNCGHRFHVLVASQDFVEGVLVRTILPKNNPPTIVHDKVLTLIQSWADAFRSSPDLTGVVAVYEDLRRKGLEFPMTDLDMLSPIHTPQRTVFSSETPSGQNSSVGTDASHHGDSGQHTTPLPTLALLPSDTPITPTAEQIGKLRSELEMVSGNVRVMSEMLTELVPTQAEPADLELLQELNRTCRAMQQRVLELIPRVANEQLTEELLIVNDDLNNVFLRHERFERFRTGQTAKAPSEAEAAADLIDMGPDPAATSSLSSQLAGMNLGSSSVRAGLQSLEASGRLEDEFDMFALTRGSSLADQRKEVKYEAPQATDGLAGALDARQQSTGAMGGGGEKSLSDWMGRAGMERRGRARSQGPTQAVLSIPVTQACLMEDIEQWLSTDVGNNAEEPKGVTSEEFDKFLEERAKVADRLPNLPSPSAAGPPGPPPGSAPRKKTQQKDDDVLFTL; encoded by the exons ATGGGCG AGAAAGCTACAGATGGCTCCCTGCAGAGCGAGAACTGGGCACTCAACATGGAGATCTGCGACATCATCAATGAGACTGAGGAAGG TCCCAAAGATGCCTTCCGAGCCGTGAAGAAGAGAATCGTGGGGAACAAGAACTTCCACGAGGTGATGTTGGCTCTCACG GTCTTGGAAACCTGCGTCAAGAACTGCGGGCACCGCTTCCACGTGCTGGTGGCCAGCCAGGACTTCGTGGAGGGCGTGCTGGTGAGGACCATCCTGCCCAAGAACAACCCGCCCACCATCGTGCACGACAAGGTGCTCACCCTCATCCAG TCCTGGGCCGACGCGTTCCGCAGCTCGCCCGACTTGACAGGTGTGGTCGCTGTCTACGAGGACCTGCGGAGGAAGGGCCTGGAGTTCCCCATGACCGACCTGGACATGCTGTCCCCCATCCACACGCCCCAGAGG ACCGTGTTCAGCTCAGAGACCCCGTCAGGACAGAATTCTTCTGTGGGCACCGATGCCAGTCATCACGGGGACTCCGGCCAGCACACCACCCCGCTGCCCAccctggccctgctccccagcGACACACCCATAACGCCAACCGCCGAGCAG ATCGGGAAGCTGCGCAGTGAGCTGGAGATGGTGAGTGGGAACGTGAGGGTGATGTCGGAGATGCTGACGGAGCTCGTGCCCACCCAGGCGGAGCCGGCAGACCTGGAGCTGCTACAG GAGCTCAACCGGACGTGCCGGGCCATGCAGCAGCGGGTCCTGGAGCTCATCCCCCGCGTCGCCAATGAGCAGCTGACCGAGGAGCTGCTCATCGTCAACGACGACCTCAACAACGTCTTCCTGCGCCATGAACG GTTTGAACGCTTCCGAACAGGCCAGACCGCCAAG gccccaaGTGAGGCCGAGGCGGCCGCTGACCTGATCGACATGGGCCCTGACCCCGCAGCCACCAGCAGCCTCTCGTCCCAGCTGGCGGGAATGA ACCTGGGCTCCAGCAGCGTGAGGGCTGGCCTGCAGTCTCTGGAGGCCTCTGGCCGCCTGGAAGATGAGTTTGACATGTTTGCGCTGACACGGGGCAGCTCGCTGGCTGACCAACGCAAAGA GGTAAAATACGAAGCCCCTCAAGCAACAGATGGCCTGGCTGGAGCCCTGGATGCCCGGCAGCAGAGCACCGGAGCG ATGGGAGGCGGCGGCGAGAAGAGCCTCAGTGACTGGATGGGGAGAGCAGGCATGGAGAGGAGGGGCCGGGCACGCTCGCAGGGGCCCACCCAGGCGGTACTGTCG ATCCCCGTCACCCAGGCCTGCCTCATGGAGGACATCGAGCAGTGGCTGTCCACGGATGTG GGGAACAATGCGGAGGAGCCCAAGGGCGTCACCAGTGAAG AATTTGACAAGTTCCTGGAAGAACGAGCCAAAGTGGCCGACCGTTTGCCCAacctccccagcccctcagccGCGGGGCCCCCGGGTCCCCCACCTGGCAGTGCCCCTCGAAAGAAGACCCAGCAGAAAGATGACGACGTGCTGTTTACCTTATGA
- the TOM1 gene encoding target of Myb1 membrane trafficking protein isoform X1, with protein sequence MDFLLGNPFSSPVGQRIEKATDGSLQSENWALNMEICDIINETEEGPKDAFRAVKKRIVGNKNFHEVMLALTVLETCVKNCGHRFHVLVASQDFVEGVLVRTILPKNNPPTIVHDKVLTLIQSWADAFRSSPDLTGVVAVYEDLRRKGLEFPMTDLDMLSPIHTPQRTVFSSETPSGQNSSVGTDASHHGDSGQHTTPLPTLALLPSDTPITPTAEQIGKLRSELEMVSGNVRVMSEMLTELVPTQAEPADLELLQELNRTCRAMQQRVLELIPRVANEQLTEELLIVNDDLNNVFLRHERFERFRTGQTAKAPSEAEAAADLIDMGPDPAATSSLSSQLAGMNLGSSSVRAGLQSLEASGRLEDEFDMFALTRGSSLADQRKEVKYEAPQATDGLAGALDARQQSTGAMGGGGEKSLSDWMGRAGMERRGRARSQGPTQAVLSIPVTQACLMEDIEQWLSTDVGNNAEEPKGVTSEEFDKFLEERAKVADRLPNLPSPSAAGPPGPPPGSAPRKKTQQKDDDVLFTL encoded by the exons AGAAAGCTACAGATGGCTCCCTGCAGAGCGAGAACTGGGCACTCAACATGGAGATCTGCGACATCATCAATGAGACTGAGGAAGG TCCCAAAGATGCCTTCCGAGCCGTGAAGAAGAGAATCGTGGGGAACAAGAACTTCCACGAGGTGATGTTGGCTCTCACG GTCTTGGAAACCTGCGTCAAGAACTGCGGGCACCGCTTCCACGTGCTGGTGGCCAGCCAGGACTTCGTGGAGGGCGTGCTGGTGAGGACCATCCTGCCCAAGAACAACCCGCCCACCATCGTGCACGACAAGGTGCTCACCCTCATCCAG TCCTGGGCCGACGCGTTCCGCAGCTCGCCCGACTTGACAGGTGTGGTCGCTGTCTACGAGGACCTGCGGAGGAAGGGCCTGGAGTTCCCCATGACCGACCTGGACATGCTGTCCCCCATCCACACGCCCCAGAGG ACCGTGTTCAGCTCAGAGACCCCGTCAGGACAGAATTCTTCTGTGGGCACCGATGCCAGTCATCACGGGGACTCCGGCCAGCACACCACCCCGCTGCCCAccctggccctgctccccagcGACACACCCATAACGCCAACCGCCGAGCAG ATCGGGAAGCTGCGCAGTGAGCTGGAGATGGTGAGTGGGAACGTGAGGGTGATGTCGGAGATGCTGACGGAGCTCGTGCCCACCCAGGCGGAGCCGGCAGACCTGGAGCTGCTACAG GAGCTCAACCGGACGTGCCGGGCCATGCAGCAGCGGGTCCTGGAGCTCATCCCCCGCGTCGCCAATGAGCAGCTGACCGAGGAGCTGCTCATCGTCAACGACGACCTCAACAACGTCTTCCTGCGCCATGAACG GTTTGAACGCTTCCGAACAGGCCAGACCGCCAAG gccccaaGTGAGGCCGAGGCGGCCGCTGACCTGATCGACATGGGCCCTGACCCCGCAGCCACCAGCAGCCTCTCGTCCCAGCTGGCGGGAATGA ACCTGGGCTCCAGCAGCGTGAGGGCTGGCCTGCAGTCTCTGGAGGCCTCTGGCCGCCTGGAAGATGAGTTTGACATGTTTGCGCTGACACGGGGCAGCTCGCTGGCTGACCAACGCAAAGA GGTAAAATACGAAGCCCCTCAAGCAACAGATGGCCTGGCTGGAGCCCTGGATGCCCGGCAGCAGAGCACCGGAGCG ATGGGAGGCGGCGGCGAGAAGAGCCTCAGTGACTGGATGGGGAGAGCAGGCATGGAGAGGAGGGGCCGGGCACGCTCGCAGGGGCCCACCCAGGCGGTACTGTCG ATCCCCGTCACCCAGGCCTGCCTCATGGAGGACATCGAGCAGTGGCTGTCCACGGATGTG GGGAACAATGCGGAGGAGCCCAAGGGCGTCACCAGTGAAG AATTTGACAAGTTCCTGGAAGAACGAGCCAAAGTGGCCGACCGTTTGCCCAacctccccagcccctcagccGCGGGGCCCCCGGGTCCCCCACCTGGCAGTGCCCCTCGAAAGAAGACCCAGCAGAAAGATGACGACGTGCTGTTTACCTTATGA
- the TOM1 gene encoding target of Myb1 membrane trafficking protein isoform X4: MDFLLGNPFSSPVGQRIEKATDGSLQSENWALNMEICDIINETEEGPKDAFRAVKKRIVGNKNFHEVMLALTVLETCVKNCGHRFHVLVASQDFVEGVLVRTILPKNNPPTIVHDKVLTLIQSWADAFRSSPDLTGVVAVYEDLRRKGLEFPMTDLDMLSPIHTPQRTVFSSETPSGQNSSVGTDASHHGDSGQHTTPLPTLALLPSDTPITPTAEQIGKLRSELEMVSGNVRVMSEMLTELVPTQAEPADLELLQELNRTCRAMQQRVLELIPRVANEQLTEELLIVNDDLNNVFLRHERFERFRTGQTAKAPSEAEAAADLIDMGPDPAATSSLSSQLAGMNLGSSSVRAGLQSLEASGRLEDEFDMFALTRGSSLADQRKEVKYEAPQATDGLAGALDARQQSTGAIPVTQACLMEDIEQWLSTDVGNNAEEPKGVTSEEFDKFLEERAKVADRLPNLPSPSAAGPPGPPPGSAPRKKTQQKDDDVLFTL, from the exons AGAAAGCTACAGATGGCTCCCTGCAGAGCGAGAACTGGGCACTCAACATGGAGATCTGCGACATCATCAATGAGACTGAGGAAGG TCCCAAAGATGCCTTCCGAGCCGTGAAGAAGAGAATCGTGGGGAACAAGAACTTCCACGAGGTGATGTTGGCTCTCACG GTCTTGGAAACCTGCGTCAAGAACTGCGGGCACCGCTTCCACGTGCTGGTGGCCAGCCAGGACTTCGTGGAGGGCGTGCTGGTGAGGACCATCCTGCCCAAGAACAACCCGCCCACCATCGTGCACGACAAGGTGCTCACCCTCATCCAG TCCTGGGCCGACGCGTTCCGCAGCTCGCCCGACTTGACAGGTGTGGTCGCTGTCTACGAGGACCTGCGGAGGAAGGGCCTGGAGTTCCCCATGACCGACCTGGACATGCTGTCCCCCATCCACACGCCCCAGAGG ACCGTGTTCAGCTCAGAGACCCCGTCAGGACAGAATTCTTCTGTGGGCACCGATGCCAGTCATCACGGGGACTCCGGCCAGCACACCACCCCGCTGCCCAccctggccctgctccccagcGACACACCCATAACGCCAACCGCCGAGCAG ATCGGGAAGCTGCGCAGTGAGCTGGAGATGGTGAGTGGGAACGTGAGGGTGATGTCGGAGATGCTGACGGAGCTCGTGCCCACCCAGGCGGAGCCGGCAGACCTGGAGCTGCTACAG GAGCTCAACCGGACGTGCCGGGCCATGCAGCAGCGGGTCCTGGAGCTCATCCCCCGCGTCGCCAATGAGCAGCTGACCGAGGAGCTGCTCATCGTCAACGACGACCTCAACAACGTCTTCCTGCGCCATGAACG GTTTGAACGCTTCCGAACAGGCCAGACCGCCAAG gccccaaGTGAGGCCGAGGCGGCCGCTGACCTGATCGACATGGGCCCTGACCCCGCAGCCACCAGCAGCCTCTCGTCCCAGCTGGCGGGAATGA ACCTGGGCTCCAGCAGCGTGAGGGCTGGCCTGCAGTCTCTGGAGGCCTCTGGCCGCCTGGAAGATGAGTTTGACATGTTTGCGCTGACACGGGGCAGCTCGCTGGCTGACCAACGCAAAGA GGTAAAATACGAAGCCCCTCAAGCAACAGATGGCCTGGCTGGAGCCCTGGATGCCCGGCAGCAGAGCACCGGAGCG ATCCCCGTCACCCAGGCCTGCCTCATGGAGGACATCGAGCAGTGGCTGTCCACGGATGTG GGGAACAATGCGGAGGAGCCCAAGGGCGTCACCAGTGAAG AATTTGACAAGTTCCTGGAAGAACGAGCCAAAGTGGCCGACCGTTTGCCCAacctccccagcccctcagccGCGGGGCCCCCGGGTCCCCCACCTGGCAGTGCCCCTCGAAAGAAGACCCAGCAGAAAGATGACGACGTGCTGTTTACCTTATGA
- the TOM1 gene encoding target of Myb1 membrane trafficking protein isoform X3 has product MEICDIINETEEGPKDAFRAVKKRIVGNKNFHEVMLALTVLETCVKNCGHRFHVLVASQDFVEGVLVRTILPKNNPPTIVHDKVLTLIQSWADAFRSSPDLTGVVAVYEDLRRKGLEFPMTDLDMLSPIHTPQRTVFSSETPSGQNSSVGTDASHHGDSGQHTTPLPTLALLPSDTPITPTAEQIGKLRSELEMVSGNVRVMSEMLTELVPTQAEPADLELLQELNRTCRAMQQRVLELIPRVANEQLTEELLIVNDDLNNVFLRHERFERFRTGQTAKAPSEAEAAADLIDMGPDPAATSSLSSQLAGMNLGSSSVRAGLQSLEASGRLEDEFDMFALTRGSSLADQRKEVKYEAPQATDGLAGALDARQQSTGAMGGGGEKSLSDWMGRAGMERRGRARSQGPTQAVLSIPVTQACLMEDIEQWLSTDVGNNAEEPKGVTSEEFDKFLEERAKVADRLPNLPSPSAAGPPGPPPGSAPRKKTQQKDDDVLFTL; this is encoded by the exons ATGGAGATCTGCGACATCATCAATGAGACTGAGGAAGG TCCCAAAGATGCCTTCCGAGCCGTGAAGAAGAGAATCGTGGGGAACAAGAACTTCCACGAGGTGATGTTGGCTCTCACG GTCTTGGAAACCTGCGTCAAGAACTGCGGGCACCGCTTCCACGTGCTGGTGGCCAGCCAGGACTTCGTGGAGGGCGTGCTGGTGAGGACCATCCTGCCCAAGAACAACCCGCCCACCATCGTGCACGACAAGGTGCTCACCCTCATCCAG TCCTGGGCCGACGCGTTCCGCAGCTCGCCCGACTTGACAGGTGTGGTCGCTGTCTACGAGGACCTGCGGAGGAAGGGCCTGGAGTTCCCCATGACCGACCTGGACATGCTGTCCCCCATCCACACGCCCCAGAGG ACCGTGTTCAGCTCAGAGACCCCGTCAGGACAGAATTCTTCTGTGGGCACCGATGCCAGTCATCACGGGGACTCCGGCCAGCACACCACCCCGCTGCCCAccctggccctgctccccagcGACACACCCATAACGCCAACCGCCGAGCAG ATCGGGAAGCTGCGCAGTGAGCTGGAGATGGTGAGTGGGAACGTGAGGGTGATGTCGGAGATGCTGACGGAGCTCGTGCCCACCCAGGCGGAGCCGGCAGACCTGGAGCTGCTACAG GAGCTCAACCGGACGTGCCGGGCCATGCAGCAGCGGGTCCTGGAGCTCATCCCCCGCGTCGCCAATGAGCAGCTGACCGAGGAGCTGCTCATCGTCAACGACGACCTCAACAACGTCTTCCTGCGCCATGAACG GTTTGAACGCTTCCGAACAGGCCAGACCGCCAAG gccccaaGTGAGGCCGAGGCGGCCGCTGACCTGATCGACATGGGCCCTGACCCCGCAGCCACCAGCAGCCTCTCGTCCCAGCTGGCGGGAATGA ACCTGGGCTCCAGCAGCGTGAGGGCTGGCCTGCAGTCTCTGGAGGCCTCTGGCCGCCTGGAAGATGAGTTTGACATGTTTGCGCTGACACGGGGCAGCTCGCTGGCTGACCAACGCAAAGA GGTAAAATACGAAGCCCCTCAAGCAACAGATGGCCTGGCTGGAGCCCTGGATGCCCGGCAGCAGAGCACCGGAGCG ATGGGAGGCGGCGGCGAGAAGAGCCTCAGTGACTGGATGGGGAGAGCAGGCATGGAGAGGAGGGGCCGGGCACGCTCGCAGGGGCCCACCCAGGCGGTACTGTCG ATCCCCGTCACCCAGGCCTGCCTCATGGAGGACATCGAGCAGTGGCTGTCCACGGATGTG GGGAACAATGCGGAGGAGCCCAAGGGCGTCACCAGTGAAG AATTTGACAAGTTCCTGGAAGAACGAGCCAAAGTGGCCGACCGTTTGCCCAacctccccagcccctcagccGCGGGGCCCCCGGGTCCCCCACCTGGCAGTGCCCCTCGAAAGAAGACCCAGCAGAAAGATGACGACGTGCTGTTTACCTTATGA